In one window of Chloroflexota bacterium DNA:
- a CDS encoding O-antigen ligase family protein, translating to MATIIFCLVVGMIGGAVMAFLGPILTAVFVMGLVAGGLILRNTQFGIFALVAVVCLLPFAAIPLPGNFPFTPTLLDIALAALFFVWLMKIATGRQETFGGTILGLPIFVFLLLSIASFLAGLSHALPTLNVARQFGEFLLAISLYYVVVNVVREPEQVQQVVSVIILAGFMAALVGVVLYFLPQDLTIRLLSVLRVLHYPSGSDVLRFIEDNPDLPMRATSTSIDPNVFGGLLILVTVITAPQLVSEKPLPMFSWRRLRWRGINLLTVPVLGTMILCMMLTYSRGAFTGMALGLVYLGVFRYRRLLILLAIIALIALFLPQTQWYIQRYVEGIQGEDLATQMRFGEYKDAFILISRYPILGVGFTGTPDIDIYLGVSNMYLLIAEQLGLVGLGLFSLIVVLFFAQTFRWLRAVSANEGIASLLISLQAAVVGALVGGIFDHYFLNFNFPHAVATFWLFIGLTMVVGSMVGETEEKEATL from the coding sequence GTGGCCACCATCATCTTTTGCTTAGTGGTGGGGATGATAGGTGGTGCGGTCATGGCTTTCCTGGGCCCGATACTCACCGCTGTCTTTGTCATGGGGCTTGTCGCGGGCGGACTCATACTGCGCAATACGCAGTTCGGGATATTCGCGCTAGTCGCCGTAGTCTGCCTGCTACCGTTTGCTGCCATCCCCCTGCCCGGCAATTTTCCCTTTACCCCCACCCTCTTGGATATCGCTCTTGCGGCGCTGTTCTTCGTGTGGCTGATGAAAATAGCAACTGGCCGGCAGGAGACTTTCGGTGGAACAATCTTGGGGCTCCCGATCTTCGTGTTTCTTCTCCTATCCATTGCATCATTCCTAGCGGGCTTATCTCATGCTTTGCCCACACTTAACGTAGCCCGTCAGTTCGGGGAGTTTCTGCTGGCTATCAGCCTGTACTACGTCGTTGTCAATGTTGTGCGTGAGCCTGAGCAAGTGCAACAGGTTGTAAGCGTCATCATATTGGCGGGTTTCATGGCCGCACTCGTCGGCGTGGTCTTGTATTTCCTGCCTCAAGATTTGACCATACGGCTGCTATCCGTCCTCCGTGTCCTGCACTATCCATCAGGCAGTGACGTACTGCGTTTTATTGAAGATAACCCCGACTTGCCAATGCGTGCTACATCCACTTCCATCGACCCTAATGTCTTCGGCGGCCTATTGATTTTGGTGACGGTTATTACCGCCCCTCAACTTGTATCCGAAAAGCCCTTGCCTATGTTCTCCTGGCGGCGATTGCGCTGGCGGGGTATCAACCTGCTGACTGTTCCTGTGCTTGGCACAATGATCCTGTGCATGATGCTGACCTACTCTCGCGGAGCCTTCACAGGAATGGCATTGGGGCTCGTTTATCTGGGCGTTTTCCGCTACCGGAGACTTCTCATTCTCTTGGCCATCATCGCTCTCATCGCCTTATTCCTCCCCCAGACCCAGTGGTACATCCAGCGCTACGTCGAGGGAATACAAGGGGAGGACCTGGCCACCCAGATGCGCTTCGGGGAATACAAGGATGCGTTTATCCTCATCTCTCGCTACCCCATCCTCGGGGTGGGTTTCACAGGCACGCCAGACATCGACATCTATCTGGGGGTGAGCAATATGTACTTGCTCATCGCCGAACAATTGGGTTTGGTAGGTCTGGGATTATTCTCGCTCATCGTGGTGCTTTTCTTCGCACAGACATTTCGTTGGCTGCGTGCGGTGAGCGCGAATGAGGGGATCGCATCATTGCTGATCAGCCTACAAGCCGCAGTCGTGGGCGCTTTAGTGGGCGGGATTTTCGACCATTATTTCTTAAACTTCAATTTCCCCCATGCAGTGGCTACCTTCTGGCTTTTCATCGGTCTGACCATGGTCGTCGGGTCAATGGTGGGAGAGACAGAAGAAAAAGAGGCCACCCTGTAG
- a CDS encoding glycosyltransferase family 39 protein, translating to MRTLTERWQEWCICLGLFSLSLLTRAISPAVFITWDELKWVDRSAKFLGALTRGDFAATALAGHPGITTMWIGSLAISLTNMLHPTLKAGDWLVSSPSLDPYNAAAMKTLDAYLPAAQVAIAIVLSLTLVGIYVLSRRLFGHSIASLGTLLLVFEPFHIALSRVLHVDALAASFMALSALASLCYLRPPHSRSDMLFAGAMAGLAVLTKTPAAFLIVFVGLTAFVFQREKMAWRERALFVLQGWGTWGLAAALVFILLFPAMWTSPATALTMVLGTASHHASTPHLAGFFMGKQVDTDPGIFFYPIALLFRLSPLTLLGVILSPLYLAKQKEQRWVVSALLIYILLFVLIMTLGAKKFDRYLTPIFPALAMLSGIGWGAAGQWVKKMAHLPNAIMVLALIGTQALLALPLHPYYLAYYNPLVGGLPEARWVLPVGWGEGIDQAVAYLNALPNATETSVATAAVVSVAPRFVGKTLPLDEAGLVNADYVLFYISDEQTHSPLLEAFKESEVTPFTVQLFGTEYVWVYPNIVGQEALSLLQEQTTASDLILLGAPSRIVRHYQGPAALYTVPSADENALAQILNLWTENRKRIWLIDYGNTTLLRLLDTHALLLEEHVFLHTRLRLYQLREGAVFQPLLADRHAEIAFGDHLRLEAYGLSATSAEYRQSLGVALRWHSDGALDGDYNVFLHLVDEAGRKWAQVDAPILDTNGNPSSAWVLGTQAEGTYTLALMPGVPPGKYRLVLGVYRPADNHRLNVFTTGGTGTGTAWLVGEIKVRPATVPATLEELAPPNAMHEMIGPELALVGHTLAGAHAIAGQKLTVWLYWEAQERPSTDYKIRLTLRDQDGQILGQSLWPVAGLEYPTTSWPQGERLRVPYRLPVAPNASPGEGTLFINLQRGDGTMVLREDLSLLNVPVEPRQYLFQMPPIQHPISAQLGESITFLGYDLATSSVKSGEVLEVTLYWKALADIGEDYKGFVHLLDTTGILRAQRDTVPQNGARPTSGWIAGEIVVDHYALPIGVDVVPGVYTLEVGLYNEATGMRLPVQVGGSDIPERRILLGTVEIQP from the coding sequence ATGCGGACTCTTACTGAACGCTGGCAGGAATGGTGTATTTGCCTGGGACTATTTTCTCTAAGTCTCCTCACACGTGCGATCTCGCCGGCGGTCTTCATCACGTGGGATGAACTAAAGTGGGTTGATCGCTCAGCCAAGTTCCTGGGCGCGCTCACTCGAGGTGATTTTGCTGCGACCGCCCTGGCTGGCCACCCCGGCATCACCACAATGTGGATAGGCAGCCTTGCCATTTCGCTAACGAACATGCTCCATCCCACCCTTAAAGCCGGGGATTGGCTTGTCTCGTCCCCGAGCCTGGACCCTTACAACGCAGCCGCGATGAAAACCCTTGACGCCTACCTGCCTGCCGCGCAAGTAGCCATAGCCATTGTGCTTTCGCTCACTTTAGTTGGTATCTATGTCCTATCGCGCCGCTTGTTCGGCCACTCTATAGCGTCGCTGGGCACTTTGTTACTGGTTTTTGAGCCCTTTCATATCGCCCTCTCCCGTGTGCTACACGTGGATGCCTTGGCCGCTTCTTTCATGGCGTTATCGGCACTTGCCAGCCTCTGCTACTTGCGACCTCCACACTCTCGCAGCGATATGCTTTTCGCCGGAGCCATGGCCGGACTAGCCGTGTTAACCAAGACGCCGGCGGCTTTTCTCATAGTGTTTGTGGGTCTTACTGCTTTTGTATTTCAGCGTGAGAAAATGGCCTGGCGAGAACGGGCACTTTTCGTGCTCCAGGGTTGGGGCACTTGGGGGTTGGCTGCTGCTCTTGTCTTTATTCTGCTTTTCCCGGCTATGTGGACATCACCAGCCACTGCCCTTACGATGGTGTTGGGCACTGCGTCACATCATGCCTCGACCCCCCACTTAGCCGGCTTTTTTATGGGCAAACAGGTAGACACTGACCCGGGTATATTTTTCTATCCGATAGCCCTGCTCTTCCGCCTTTCGCCGCTAACGCTCCTGGGAGTGATCTTGTCGCCCCTCTACCTCGCCAAACAGAAAGAACAGCGGTGGGTCGTTAGCGCCTTGCTGATCTACATTTTGCTCTTCGTTCTTATCATGACCCTGGGAGCAAAGAAATTTGACCGATACTTGACGCCCATTTTCCCCGCGCTGGCAATGCTATCTGGGATCGGCTGGGGAGCGGCTGGGCAATGGGTGAAGAAAATGGCCCATTTACCGAACGCTATAATGGTCTTGGCGCTCATTGGTACACAAGCGCTTCTCGCCCTGCCACTCCATCCCTATTATCTGGCTTATTATAACCCTCTCGTAGGTGGGCTACCGGAGGCCAGATGGGTTTTGCCTGTTGGTTGGGGGGAGGGTATTGACCAGGCGGTCGCTTATCTAAATGCCTTGCCCAACGCAACGGAGACGAGTGTGGCGACAGCGGCAGTGGTGAGTGTGGCTCCAAGGTTTGTCGGTAAGACGCTGCCGTTAGATGAAGCGGGGTTGGTCAACGCAGATTACGTCCTCTTTTACATTTCTGATGAACAGACTCATTCGCCACTGTTAGAGGCATTCAAGGAGTCTGAGGTGACGCCTTTCACCGTACAACTCTTCGGCACTGAATACGTCTGGGTGTACCCGAACATCGTCGGGCAAGAGGCATTGTCCCTCCTACAAGAGCAAACCACCGCCAGTGACCTAATCCTGTTAGGCGCACCATCGCGCATCGTCCGGCACTACCAGGGTCCTGCTGCCTTGTACACAGTTCCCTCCGCTGATGAGAACGCATTGGCACAGATATTGAACCTATGGACAGAGAACCGCAAGCGGATCTGGCTGATTGATTACGGCAACACCACTCTCCTACGTTTGTTGGATACACACGCGCTCCTATTGGAAGAACACGTCTTTCTTCATACCCGATTGCGCTTGTACCAATTGCGTGAGGGAGCAGTGTTCCAACCACTATTGGCAGACCGCCATGCGGAAATAGCATTTGGTGACCATCTGCGCCTGGAAGCGTATGGCCTGAGTGCCACAAGTGCGGAGTACCGCCAAAGTTTGGGGGTTGCCCTGCGCTGGCACAGTGACGGCGCGTTGGACGGCGACTACAACGTTTTTCTGCACTTAGTGGACGAAGCCGGGCGCAAGTGGGCACAGGTTGATGCGCCCATCTTGGACACCAATGGGAACCCTTCATCAGCCTGGGTCTTGGGCACACAAGCCGAGGGGACATATACCCTAGCGCTCATGCCAGGTGTGCCACCTGGAAAGTACCGGCTCGTCCTGGGCGTGTATCGCCCAGCCGATAACCATCGCCTGAACGTGTTCACCACAGGAGGAACAGGCACAGGGACAGCATGGCTGGTGGGAGAGATCAAGGTCCGGCCCGCAACCGTGCCGGCGACGTTGGAAGAATTGGCACCGCCCAACGCAATGCATGAAATGATAGGGCCAGAACTGGCATTGGTCGGCCACACATTGGCTGGGGCCCACGCCATAGCCGGGCAAAAACTCACGGTCTGGTTGTACTGGGAGGCGCAGGAAAGGCCCTCCACCGACTATAAAATTAGGCTCACTTTGCGTGATCAGGACGGACAAATATTGGGTCAGTCGCTATGGCCAGTAGCAGGACTAGAGTATCCGACAACATCGTGGCCACAGGGAGAGCGGCTGCGTGTACCATACCGCCTACCTGTAGCGCCGAACGCATCGCCCGGAGAAGGAACATTATTCATTAACCTCCAACGGGGGGATGGCACTATGGTTCTTAGGGAGGATCTGTCATTGCTGAATGTGCCAGTCGAACCTCGCCAATATCTATTCCAAATGCCCCCCATTCAACACCCCATATCGGCACAATTGGGCGAGAGTATCACCTTTTTGGGCTATGACCTGGCTACATCCTCGGTCAAATCGGGCGAGGTACTAGAAGTTACATTATATTGGAAAGCGCTGGCGGACATCGGCGAAGATTACAAAGGCTTCGTGCATCTCCTGGATACCACAGGTATCCTGCGCGCCCAACGGGACACAGTTCCCCAAAATGGGGCACGACCCACGAGTGGCTGGATCGCAGGAGAAATCGTTGTGGACCATTATGCGTTACCCATCGGCGTGGATGTTGTGCCCGGCGTATATACCCTCGAGGTCGGTTTGTACAATGAGGCAACGGGTATGCGTCTGCCCGTGCAGGTAGGTGGCAGTGACATCCCTGAGCGACGCATTTTGCTTGGAACGGTGGAAATTCAGCCATAG
- a CDS encoding glycosyltransferase family 2 protein, with protein MSDNKAGVDLSIVIPVYNEVQCLPALHQQLKEVMDAVGRPYEIIVVDDGSTDGSYETLCELHAKDNNLKVIRFRRNFGQTAAFSAGFDYAHGNAVITIDADLQNDPHDIPILLAKMQEGYDVVSGWRKNRKDPLLTRRLPSMVANWLISTVTGVKLHDYGCSLKVYDRQVVKSLRLYGEMHRFLPALASWMGVDVAEVPVNHRARMFGHSKYGLSRTIRVLLDLLTVRFLLSFSARPMQLFGTLGMISFGIGSLLGLYLSILKIAYHRSIGERPLLLLAVLLIVIGIQFMTMGLLAELMVRTYHESQGKRTYVIREILE; from the coding sequence ATGTCTGATAACAAAGCCGGCGTGGATCTCTCCATCGTTATCCCGGTGTATAATGAAGTGCAGTGCTTGCCGGCACTACACCAGCAACTCAAAGAGGTGATGGATGCAGTGGGTCGGCCCTATGAGATCATCGTCGTGGATGACGGTTCAACCGATGGCAGTTACGAAACACTGTGCGAACTACATGCCAAGGACAACAACCTCAAGGTCATCCGCTTCCGCCGGAACTTCGGACAAACCGCTGCTTTTTCTGCGGGCTTCGATTACGCCCACGGAAACGCGGTCATCACCATTGACGCCGATCTCCAAAACGACCCCCATGACATTCCTATTCTGCTGGCGAAGATGCAAGAAGGGTACGATGTAGTCAGTGGCTGGCGGAAAAACCGCAAGGATCCACTACTTACTCGTCGCCTGCCCTCTATGGTGGCAAACTGGCTCATCTCCACGGTTACAGGGGTCAAATTGCATGACTATGGCTGCTCTCTCAAGGTTTATGACCGACAGGTGGTGAAGAGTCTACGACTGTACGGCGAGATGCACCGCTTCCTACCCGCTCTGGCGAGCTGGATGGGTGTGGATGTAGCCGAGGTGCCAGTGAACCACCGTGCGCGGATGTTCGGGCATTCTAAGTATGGTTTATCGCGCACCATTCGGGTGCTGCTGGACCTTCTCACAGTTCGCTTCTTGCTCAGTTTTTCGGCACGGCCGATGCAACTGTTTGGTACACTGGGGATGATCTCTTTTGGAATAGGCTCTTTATTGGGATTGTACCTTTCCATCCTCAAAATCGCTTACCATCGGAGCATTGGAGAGCGGCCCTTGTTGCTTTTGGCAGTTCTCTTAATCGTGATCGGCATCCAATTCATGACTATGGGCCTGCTGGCTGAATTAATGGTGCGCACCTACCACGAGTCGCAGGGCAAACGCACTTATGTGATACGGGAGATTCTGGAATAG
- a CDS encoding flippase-like domain-containing protein has translation MKRRWMQGGRIALSVVLLAWLLSRVGLNSLISTLREVDSRYYLLAFALFLSGEVISSWRWQVLLASQGVHVSLGRLTVLYFIGGFFNSLLPSTVGGDVVKMYMLASEKGETISAATSVVMDRVTGIVMLFAIALVSLPFAYRLVSPEIRLTVIAFWAIVLGGVWLLRHRKAWANISRRWALIRRVLETQQVQRIVASMEAYDGQTIVRALAIALLFNATLIVVRYLIALAMDVRIHLFYFLIFVPIINLVAMLPISLNGLGVREVAYVYLFGQAGVSTAASIAMSLAFYVMRMIGGLIGGLLHIAEGLRGLAKTVKQNEAEK, from the coding sequence TTGAAACGCAGATGGATGCAAGGGGGACGGATCGCGCTCAGTGTTGTCTTGCTTGCCTGGTTACTCTCAAGGGTAGGGCTCAATTCGTTGATCAGCACTCTCCGGGAGGTGGATAGTCGTTACTATCTACTGGCCTTTGCACTCTTCCTGTCTGGCGAGGTTATCAGTTCCTGGCGCTGGCAGGTGCTCCTGGCCTCGCAAGGCGTTCACGTTTCACTGGGACGATTGACGGTGCTCTATTTCATCGGTGGGTTCTTTAACAGCCTCTTACCCTCCACCGTCGGAGGGGATGTGGTAAAAATGTATATGTTAGCGAGTGAGAAGGGAGAGACTATCTCGGCGGCTACCAGTGTGGTGATGGACCGAGTGACGGGCATCGTGATGCTTTTCGCCATCGCTTTGGTAAGTCTGCCATTCGCGTACCGGCTTGTTTCTCCAGAGATCCGTTTGACTGTGATCGCCTTCTGGGCAATTGTATTGGGAGGCGTATGGTTGTTGCGCCACCGCAAAGCCTGGGCTAATATCAGCCGCCGCTGGGCCCTTATCCGCCGAGTGCTGGAAACCCAGCAGGTGCAGCGCATTGTAGCCTCGATGGAAGCCTACGACGGCCAAACCATTGTTCGCGCCCTCGCCATTGCACTGCTTTTCAACGCCACCCTGATCGTCGTGCGATATCTCATCGCGCTCGCTATGGATGTGCGAATTCACCTGTTCTACTTCCTGATTTTCGTACCTATTATTAACTTGGTCGCCATGCTTCCCATCTCCTTGAACGGACTTGGGGTGCGAGAGGTTGCTTACGTGTATTTATTCGGCCAGGCCGGAGTGTCAACCGCCGCCTCGATAGCCATGTCGCTGGCATTTTATGTGATGCGCATGATAGGCGGCCTCATCGGGGGACTTCTCCACATAGCCGAGGGACTACGAGGCCTGGCCAAAACAGTGAAACAGAACGAGGCTGAGAAATAG
- a CDS encoding alkaline phosphatase family protein, translating into MVSKLRKVLIIGMDGATFDILGPLMDEGWLPNLAKLRANGVWGKLRTTIPPVSASAWVSFATGKNPGKHGLFDFVFPRPDGYEVCVANVTYRSGRAFWEYISDAGGQVGLVNVPITYPPASRPVNGFVASCFLAPNFDSPWTYPDGLKYELRDAVGEFPLIMSEAQRSGDVLKFIQEMRDFDLGRVKHVLYLMKNKTWDLFAFVFSSTDTLQHELWHLLDPGHPRHDAQQASRYHEAIWGFYADIDHALGQLIDAAGEDALILIMSDHGAGPFQYFFHVNNWLHSLGLLRWKRNPVSMAKYTLYRLGFTPVNVLKMVTFLRLSRLRKNVKRGRGVKMLKRVFLSFNDVDWSHTAAFAVGNFGQIYINLAGKRTQGIVRSGAEYEALRDRIIREALALRDPETGEAVIQYAYRKEEIYYGESLVHAPDIILHTDRSKYVSFGHADFGSNRILEPSFGQTGHHQMDGILMICGEQIQRGKKIEGAQIIDLAPTLLYAMGLPVPSDMDGRVLSEAFASEYMSANPVRYEEVGCTKRPESEDYSEEDEERVMQRLRDLGYVS; encoded by the coding sequence ATGGTGAGCAAATTGAGAAAGGTTCTCATCATTGGCATGGATGGGGCCACATTTGACATCCTGGGGCCCTTGATGGATGAGGGATGGCTTCCCAACTTGGCGAAATTGCGAGCCAATGGGGTGTGGGGCAAACTCAGGACTACCATACCGCCGGTTTCGGCCTCCGCTTGGGTGTCTTTCGCTACCGGCAAAAATCCGGGTAAGCATGGGCTCTTTGACTTTGTATTTCCCAGACCCGATGGTTACGAGGTCTGCGTTGCCAATGTTACTTATCGCTCCGGACGCGCCTTCTGGGAATACATAAGCGATGCAGGAGGACAGGTGGGGTTAGTCAACGTGCCCATCACCTACCCGCCCGCCAGTCGTCCCGTGAACGGATTTGTAGCCAGTTGCTTCCTCGCCCCCAATTTCGACAGCCCTTGGACCTACCCTGATGGCCTCAAGTATGAACTACGGGATGCGGTGGGAGAGTTTCCCCTCATTATGTCAGAGGCGCAGCGATCGGGCGATGTGCTCAAATTTATCCAGGAGATGCGCGACTTTGATTTGGGCCGAGTGAAGCATGTGCTTTATTTGATGAAGAACAAGACCTGGGACCTATTTGCATTTGTCTTCAGTTCGACGGATACGCTGCAGCACGAACTCTGGCATCTTCTGGACCCAGGCCATCCCCGACACGACGCACAGCAAGCCAGTCGGTACCATGAGGCAATTTGGGGCTTCTATGCAGATATTGACCATGCACTGGGCCAGCTCATAGATGCGGCAGGAGAGGATGCTCTAATATTGATTATGTCAGACCACGGGGCCGGGCCTTTCCAGTATTTTTTCCACGTCAACAATTGGTTGCACAGCCTGGGTTTGCTCCGCTGGAAGCGCAATCCAGTCAGCATGGCGAAATATACTCTTTATAGGTTGGGCTTCACGCCAGTGAACGTGTTGAAGATGGTCACATTCCTGAGATTGAGCCGGCTGCGCAAGAACGTGAAACGTGGGCGTGGTGTGAAGATGTTAAAGCGAGTCTTCCTCTCCTTCAATGATGTGGACTGGAGCCACACGGCTGCCTTCGCCGTCGGCAATTTTGGTCAAATCTACATCAATCTGGCGGGTAAGCGAACACAGGGCATCGTTCGGTCCGGTGCAGAGTACGAGGCCCTGCGCGATCGTATCATCCGCGAGGCGTTGGCACTACGTGATCCCGAGACTGGTGAGGCCGTCATCCAATACGCCTACCGGAAAGAGGAGATCTACTACGGCGAGAGCCTGGTTCACGCGCCGGATATTATCTTGCACACGGACCGCTCCAAGTACGTCTCCTTTGGCCATGCCGATTTCGGCTCCAACCGCATTCTGGAACCCAGTTTCGGGCAGACCGGTCATCACCAGATGGACGGCATTCTGATGATCTGCGGAGAGCAAATACAGCGGGGGAAGAAGATCGAAGGTGCACAGATCATAGACCTTGCTCCGACACTACTCTACGCCATGGGATTGCCTGTGCCCTCAGATATGGACGGACGCGTACTAAGTGAAGCATTCGCATCCGAGTATATGAGCGCTAACCCGGTTCGCTACGAAGAGGTTGGGTGCACCAAGCGGCCTGAGAGCGAAGACTACTCTGAGGAAGATGAAGAGCGAGTGATGCAACGGCTCAGGGATCTGGGCTATGTTTCATGA
- a CDS encoding alkaline phosphatase family protein: MKNEPKPRVLVIGIDGGTLDLIRPWAERGSLPALADLIKGGVSGPLESTMPPVTSPAWPSFMTGKNPGKHGVFDFIRNKQGDFTLVNASSIDGKTLWGILSEAGYKVGVMNVPVTYPPSPVNGFMITGLLSPPNADLCHPPGFLKPYEAELGRYRIVPRVEYREGDEEALIEDLLDLTQTQGRFALRVMETQPWDFLMVHFLATDIAQHSLWRFMDPTHPRHNPAAAEELKSGIQRVYQAVDRMINLMRERLPTDVTIIVMSDHGFGPLHYIVNLNSYLLMLGLLRLKNRPTTQLRWTAFRMGLSPAHAYEWIARLGLQNLTWKVSKEQRNRIISRFLSFEDVDWSRTKAYSMGHVGQLYVNLKGREPHGIVEPGAEYEAVREYLIAALRELRDPHTGKPIVDRILRKEEVCSGPYFDRSPDLYVVMDGYRYISFPLFASRVDVITQQIRGDSGSHRQHGVFIAHGRHIRAGTQVAGARIVDIAPTILYSMGVPVPDDMDGRVLTEIFEPGYSLSHAIQYSKTEPAPAMTEYTMSAEEEQEVLDRLRDLGYLG; the protein is encoded by the coding sequence ATGAAGAACGAACCCAAACCCCGTGTCCTCGTCATTGGCATCGATGGGGGCACCCTAGACTTGATACGACCTTGGGCAGAAAGGGGGAGTTTGCCCGCCCTAGCAGACCTGATAAAGGGTGGGGTGAGTGGGCCGCTGGAATCCACTATGCCACCAGTAACCTCCCCAGCCTGGCCGTCTTTCATGACTGGCAAAAACCCGGGCAAACACGGGGTCTTCGATTTCATTCGCAACAAGCAAGGCGATTTCACTTTAGTGAATGCCTCATCCATTGACGGCAAGACCCTCTGGGGCATTCTATCGGAGGCGGGGTACAAAGTCGGCGTCATGAACGTGCCGGTAACTTATCCGCCGTCGCCGGTGAACGGCTTTATGATCACCGGCTTGCTCTCGCCCCCGAATGCCGATCTGTGCCATCCACCTGGCTTCCTCAAGCCATACGAGGCTGAGTTAGGGCGCTACCGCATCGTGCCTCGTGTAGAGTACCGCGAAGGAGACGAAGAGGCACTTATCGAAGATTTGCTCGACCTAACACAAACCCAGGGGCGTTTCGCACTGCGAGTGATGGAGACACAGCCTTGGGATTTTCTGATGGTGCACTTCTTGGCGACCGACATTGCTCAGCATTCATTGTGGAGATTCATGGACCCAACCCATCCCCGACATAACCCAGCTGCAGCCGAGGAACTCAAGAGTGGCATCCAACGCGTCTATCAGGCTGTAGATAGGATGATCAATCTCATGAGGGAAAGACTCCCCACCGATGTAACTATCATTGTGATGTCAGACCACGGGTTCGGGCCACTACACTACATTGTCAACTTGAACAGTTACCTGCTCATGCTGGGCCTATTAAGACTCAAGAACAGGCCTACAACCCAACTGCGTTGGACAGCCTTCCGCATGGGCTTGAGCCCGGCGCACGCCTATGAATGGATCGCGCGCCTGGGCCTGCAGAATCTGACTTGGAAAGTGTCTAAAGAACAGCGCAACCGCATCATCAGCCGGTTTCTCTCGTTTGAGGATGTGGATTGGTCACGAACAAAGGCCTATTCAATGGGTCACGTTGGCCAATTGTATGTGAATCTGAAGGGGCGCGAACCACACGGGATTGTCGAGCCTGGCGCAGAGTACGAAGCAGTACGAGAATACCTCATCGCAGCATTACGTGAACTTCGCGACCCTCACACGGGCAAGCCTATCGTGGATCGCATACTACGGAAAGAGGAGGTTTGCTCTGGCCCCTACTTCGATCGCAGCCCCGACTTATATGTGGTCATGGACGGCTACCGCTATATCTCCTTCCCCCTCTTTGCCAGCCGCGTCGATGTGATCACACAGCAGATCCGTGGCGACTCAGGCAGCCATCGACAACATGGGGTGTTCATTGCCCATGGACGGCATATTCGCGCTGGGACGCAAGTAGCGGGCGCACGAATAGTGGATATTGCACCTACGATCTTATATAGCATGGGAGTGCCTGTGCCTGATGATATGGACGGGCGTGTGCTAACCGAGATATTCGAACCCGGTTACAGCCTCTCGCACGCGATACAATACTCCAAAACCGAACCCGCACCCGCCATGACGGAATACACCATGAGTGCGGAAGAAGAACAAGAAGTTCTCGACCGGCTAAGGGATCTTGGATACCTAGGTTAG